From Roseateles sp. SL47:
TTGTCGAATCGTCCTTCTGCCCTTGCGTTGGACGTCATCGGCTTGGGGACCACCGCGGCGACGCCTGCGTCTTCGCAGTCCTTGAGGACTTGACTGCTGTAGTACCCGCGATCGGCGATGGCTGTCAGTCGACGCTTGCCCATAGCTTCTCGCGCGGCTACGGCGATAGCGCAGAGCTGGGCTCGATCGCTGCCGGTGTTGGTCACTTCATGCGCAACGATCAGGTGACTCTTGGTGTCGACAGCCGTCTGCACGTTGTAGCCCACCATCGCCGTGCCCTTGGCGCTGTACGTGGTCATCGCGCGCGCATCGGGATCGGTCTGTGAGAGCTGTTGATCGGGTAGCGCCTGAAGCTGTGCCTTAACGGCTTGAAGCTCTTGCATGCGCTGCCGCATCTTCTGGATCTTGCCTTGCAGGCGCGCTGTCTCGGCCTGCATCTCCATCGGCTGCGTCCGGTCGGCCGTCTCCAACGCATCGAGGTATCGCTGGATGCTCTCTTCCAGTTCACGTTCGCGACGCTCGATCTTGCCTGGCGTGTAGTTGCGCTCGCGGTTATTGACCGCCTTGAACTTGCTGCCGTCGACGGCCACGGCAGCCTCGGTGAATAGCTTCAGTTCCCGGCACAGCATCACAAAGCGGCGACAGACGTTGCGAATGCCTTTGCCGTTGTCGCGGCGGAAGTCAGCGATGGTCTTGAAGTCGGGAGCCAGCCTGCCCGTCAGCCACATCAGCTCCACATTACGCTGGCATTCGCGCTCAAGGCGCCGGCTGGACTGGATGCGATTGAGATAGCCGTACAAATACAGCTTCAGGAGCACCGACGGGTGATATGAGGGGCGGCCTGTCGCAGCAGGACTCGCTCCATCGAAGCCCAGCGCTTCGAGATCCAACTCGTCGATGAAGACGTCCAGGCACTCCGGCAGCAGCGTGACCTGGTGCCGATCTTCTCCCTCGATGAATCGCTTCATGTCCCAGCCCGAGAGTGGTGTCACCACAATCTAGGCAGCCGCGCGTGCGTTCCAAGGAGGGTTTTCACACAGCCTCGCTGCGAAGCAGTCCTTTGCAGGGTGCTGCTCGTTAAAAGCTGATCTCGGTCGTTCGACGATGGTGCGCCCCGTGACCGCTGTTGCCTGAAGCGGTTGAAGTCCCTGGAACGCCTTGGCCGGCGGCTTCGCCCCCGGAACCGGCCGTTGGTCCCAGCGTTCGCATTCGGACTGCTCAGTTCACTTCGAGAGCTCGTTGCGGACGATGGCCGCCCCGGCGCTCAAGGCTTCCAGCTTGGCCCGCGCCAGCGTGCGCGAGAGTGGCGCCATGCCGCAGTTGGTGCAAGGGCACAGCTTGTCGGCATCAACGAACTGCAGCGCCTTGCGCAGCGTGGCGGCCACTTCCTCCGGCGTCTCGACCGTTTCGCTCGCCACGTCGATGGCGCCGACCATGACCTGCTTGCCGCGCAGCAGTTCGATCAGCTCCATGGGCACGCGGGAGTTCTGGCATTCCAGCGACACCATGCCGATGCGGGAGGCCTGCAGCATGGGGAAAATGCGCTCGTACTGCCGCCACTCCGATCCCAGCGTCTTCTTCCAGTCCGTGTTGGCCTTGATGCCGTAGCCGTAGCAGATGTGCACGGCGGTTTCGCACTGCAGCCCTTCAATGGCGCGCTCCAGCGTAGCGATGCCCCAATCGTTGACCTCGTCGAAGAACACGTTGAAGGCCGGTTCGTCGAATTGGATGATGTCAACGCCAGCCGCCTCGAGTTCTCGGGCTTCCTGGTTGAGGATCTTGGCAAATTCCCAGGCCAGCTTCTCGCGGCTCTTGTAGTGCGCGTCGTAGAGCGTGTCGACCATCGTCATGGGGCCGGGCAGCGCCCATTTGATGGGCTGCCGGGTCTGCTGACGCAAGAACTGGGCATCCTCGACGAAGACGGGCTTCGATCGAGACACCGCGCCCACCACCGTCGGCACGCTCGCTTCGTAGCGATCACGGATCCTGACGGTCTCGCGCTTCTCGAAGTCGACGCCGTCGAGGTGCTCGATAAAGGTCGTGACAAAGTGCTGGCGCGACTGTTCGCCGTCGCTGAGGATATCGATGCCTGCGGATTGCTGCTCCTGCAGCGACAGGCGCAACGCATCACGCTGGCCATCGGCCAGTTCATCGCCTTGCAACTTCCAGGGGGACCAGAGCTTCTCGGGCTCGGCGAGCCAGGTGGGCTTGGGCAGGCTGCCGACGGTCGAGGTTGGCAAGAGTTTTTTCATCGTCTTCAACGCGTTTGTGTTTCTGATGGACGGATGAGTCAGTCAGTGCACCTGGTCAACCGCCAGTTGCTCCAACACCGCCCGGTAGGGCTTGATGAAATGCTCTTCGGCAAACTTGCCCTGCTCCACCGCCAGGCGGCTGCGCTCCTCACGGTCGTAAACGATCTGAGTGACCGAATGGTCGGGGTTTCTCAGGTTGGGCCGGTAGCAGGCGCCTGCGACGGAATTGGCGTTGTAAATCTCGGGCCGATAGATCTTCTGAAACGTCTCCATCGTGCTGATGGTGCTGATGAGCTCAAGGTTGGTGTAGTCGTTGAGCAGATCGCCGACAAAGTAGAACGCCAGGGGTGCCACGCTGTTGGGTGGCATGAAGAAGCGGACCTGCAAGCCCATCTTCTCGAAGTAGCGCTCGGTCAGGGATGACTCGTTGGCCAGGTATTCAAGGCCCAGCACGGGATGCTGGTTGCCCGCCCTGTGGTAGGTCTTGGAGTCAGAGACGCTTAGGCAGATGACCGGCGGCTTGGTGAAACTCTGCTTGTAGGCATCCGAACGGACGAAGTGCTGGAAGAGCTTGCCATGCAGGTCGCCAAAGTCGTCGGGAATGCTGAACGTCGCCTGGTTCTTGTTGTGTTGCAGCAGCAGGACACTGAAGTCGTAGTCCCGCACATAGGAGGAGAAGTTGTTTCCGACGATGCCCTCGGTGCGCTTGCCGGTCCGCTTGTCGATGATGTGGGTCTTCAGAATTTCAATCGCGGGGACCGAGTCACCCTCGTTGTTGGCACCGATCTTCATTTCAACGGAAATGATTTCGAGATCAACGGCGTAGCGATCGCCTTGAGGGTTGTCCCAGTACGCCAAGGCATTGAACCGGTTGTTGATCATCTGCAGGGCATGGCGGAGATTCTCCTGGCGCCTCTGCCCGCGGGCCAGGTTGGCGAAATTGGTGGTGATGCGGCTGGTTGCCGACGGGCGGTAGTGCTCGTCGAAGCAAATGCGCTTGATGGCGAATGCAAGCGGTGGGTTCGTGGTGGACATGGCGTGATGGCTTCCGAGGACCGGTCAATGACGGCATCCTAAGCAGCCCAATCCATGACGTAAAATGGCTTTTTCTCAGTATTCCATCGATATCATTCATGATTGAACGCTCGCACCTCGCCGTGATCCAGGCGGTGGAGCGCCACGGCACGCTGACCGCCGCTGCCGATGTGCTCTGCGTCACCCAGTCCGCGCTGAGCCATGCGATGAAGAAGCTCGAAGACAACCTGGGCACGCAGATCTGGCTGCGCGAAGGGCGGACCTTGCGGCTGTCGCAGGCCGGCGAATACCTGCTGGCGGTGGCCAACAGGATCCTGCCGCAGCTGGAGCTGGCCGAGGCGCGTGTGCGCCAGTTCGCGGCGGGCGAGCGCGGAACACTGCGGATCGGCATGGAGTGCCATCCTTGCTACCAGTGGCTGCTGAAGATCGTCTCCCCCTACCTCGCCGGCTGGCCCGACGTCGATGTGGACGTGAAGCAGAAGTTCCAGTTCGGCGGCATTGGCGCGCTGTTCGGCTACGAGATCGACCTGCTGGTGACGCCGGACCCGCTGTTCAAGCCAGGCCTGCACTTCGAGCCGGTGTTCGATTACGAGCAGGTGCTGGTGGTGAACAGCCAGCATGCCCTGGCCGACGCCGCCTATGCCCAGCCACAGCATCTAACCACCGAAACGCTGATCACCTACCCGGTGGACATCGAGCGGCTCGACATCTACACCGAGTTTCTGATGCCCGCCGGCATCTCACCGCGCCGCCACAAGTGCATCGAGACCACGGACATCATGCTGCAGATGGTCGCCAGCGGCCGTGGCGTGGCGGCCCTGCCGCGCTGGCTCGTCGAGGAATATGCCGAACGACTGGACGTCGTGCCGGTGCAGCTGGGCAAGAAGGGTGTTGCCAAGCAGATCCACCTGGGCGCCCGCGACAGCGAACTGCACATCGACTACCTGAAGGCCTTCATCGAACTGGCGCGCAACGGTATCGCCGCCGAGAACAACGCATCAACGCCGCCATCGAAGGCAAGTACGCCGCCGAAGTCTCGTGACGAGCGGGCAGTGAATCGGCGCAAAGCAGCCCCTCGTGGCTGACCGCAATCGACCCTGAGCTGTCCTACGCTCCCGCGCTCTCGGTATCCGAGAGCGGCCTTGCAGGTCAGAGCCGCTGCGAGGCAGCGGTCACGCTTGGCGTCCTCTCCACTGTCAGTCTATGCTGCACCTCTCGAGGCAGGCGCCATTCCGGCGGCAGGCTCTCCCCACAACCTCCAGGCCACACCCAGCTCCACCCATGCTCCCCTCGCACCGCAAACCCCAAGTCTGCGTACTCGGCAGCGCCGAGCCCGGTTCGCCCGCTTACGACCTCGCGGGCCAAGCCGGCGAAGCACTTGCCAAGCTCGGTATCACCCTGGTGAGCGGCTGCGGGAGCCCAGCCACCAGGGTCGCTGCGGAGCGTGCCATCCAGGCCAATGGCCTGGTGCTTAGCATCGTGCCACCGGATCAGATGCCGCCGCCCGACTGGCCGGCCACGGTCGTTGTTCCTTGCGGCATGGGAGATGCGCGCAATCTCTTGATGGCGCTTGCTGGTGACGCCTGTATCGTGATCGGCGGTCGGGCCGGCACCAAGTCCGAGGTTCACTTGGCCTGGTTGCACAAGCGCCCGCTACTTCCGCTGGTGGGTCATGGCGGCTGGTCCGATGAACTGCCTGCGAACCCGCCAGATGAGCGGGAAAACTCCAGAATCCTTCCCTGGAGTTCCGTCGCTGATCTGAAAGCCGCCCTGCAAACTTTGGGGTTGGTCCCAGGGGCGGACTGAGCCTTCCACTCGCCCATCCACTCGCCCATCCACTCGCCTTTACCCTCGCCCTTCCGTCGAAGGGCGCTCAATGCGCCGTCAGCTTCACCAGCACCTGCCGCAAGCGCTGCGCATCAATGGGCTTGGTGAGGAACTCGTTCATTCCGGCGGCCAGGGCTTCATCCCGCTCCTGGGTCAGCGCGGCCGCCGTCAACGCGATGATCGGCAATTGCTTCGCGGTAAAGCGATCCCGCAATTGCCGGGTGGCTTCATGGCCGCTCATCACCGGCATCTGCACATCCATCAGCACTGCATCAAACGGCTTGCCCATGCTGGCCGCCGCATGCGCCGCTTCCACCGCCTGGCGGCCATCACTGGCCTGCGAGACTTCGGCGCCCCACTGCTCCAGCAAGGCCACCGCAATCATCATGTTGACCGGGTTGTCTTCCACCATCAGGATGCGCCGCCCCTTCAACGCCCGCTCCTGGCTGGCCTCCCGGTTCTGAAGCCCCACCGGTGCCGGCGCCGGTGCTGCCGGTAGCGGCAGTTCCGCCCAGAAGGTGGCGCCCTGGCCGACATGGCTTTCCACCCCCACGGAGCCACCCATCAGCACCGCCAACTCCCGGCAGATCGACAGGCCCAGACCCGTGCCGCCGTAACGCCGCGTGGTGGATTCGTCAGCCTGCGTAAACGGCTGGAACAGACGCTCCTGCATGGAGGCGTCAATGCCTGGCCCCGTGTCGCTCACCTCGATGCGAATCCGCTGCTCATCCAGGCTTCGCACACGCACCCTGACGCTGCCCTGGTCGGTGAACTTCAGCGCATTGGTAAGGTAGTTGCCAAGGATCTGGCGGGTCCGCACAGGGTCGCCAAACACCCACGCGGGCACCGCTTCGTCCACCGACACACTGAAGGCCAAGCCGCGCGCCTGCGCCAGCGTCAGGTAGCCCATGCGCATGGTGGACAGCATGTCCCGCAGTGCAAATGGAACCGTCTCCAGCGTCAGTCGCCCGGCTTCGATCTTGGAAATGTCCAGGATGTCCGACATCAGCCCGGACAGACTCTCCGCGCTGTCCAGCATCTGGTCGAGGTAGTGGCTGCGGGTGTCCTGGTTCAGGTCGGACTGCTGCAACAGCCGCGCCAGCCCCACCAGGCCGTTCAGCGGTGTGCGGATCTCATGGCTGATGTTGGCCAGGAAGGCACTCTTGGCCCGGCTGGCTGCCTGCGCTTCATCCTTGGCCTGAGCCAGGGCCGCTTCCACGCGGCGACGCTCGGTCACGTCTTCCATGATCCAGATGGTGCCGCCGCGGCTCGGATGGCTGGGGTCCACCGCCCGCGCCAGGATCCGGCACAGGAAGCGGCTGCCATCGCGGCGACGCATCAGCCGCTCCACTTCCACCTGCTCCCCCGCCGCCAGGCGAGGCGCCAACTCACGGACAAAGGCTTCGCCATCCTCCGCACTCGGCCAGACCACGCTGTCCGGCTGGCCCACCAGCGTGTCGGCCGGCCAGCCGAACATGTCTTCCACCAACCGGTTGGCCTGCACAAAACAATGCTCACGGGTCAGCGCAATGCCGATGGACGCATTCTCCAGAATGGCCGCATGGACCAGCCGCGTGCGCTCCGATTCCGACACATCCCGCGAGCTCACAACAAAGTAGGACACGCCGTCCATCACAAACGGCGCGGCCGACATCAGCATCGGCACCACCTGACCGCTGCGGGTGACGAAGCTGGCGGGCATATCGCTCACCCGGCCATGCAACTCCAGCATCTCCACCAGCCGGGCGCGGTCCAGCGGGTCCTGCCAGATGCCGACCTCTTCAGTGCTGCGCCCCAGTACCTCATCGCTGGTGTAGCCGGTCAGCCGCTCGAAGGTCTTGTTGACCATCACATAGCGACCGGTGGCCGATTCCGTCAGCGTCACCACGTCAGGGCTGGTGGCAAACAGATGCGACAGCAGCGCCTCCGACCGCCGCAGGGCTTCCTGGGCGCGGGAGGCTTCTGTCTGATCGATGAAAAAGGAGAGGGTGGCCGGACCCGTGGCTGCATCCACCCGCACGCTGGTGGCCTGCACCAGACGGCGCCGTCGCGACAAGGTGCGCAGCCGGAATTCCATCATCGGCAGCATGGCCCCGACCGGCATCGTCTCGATCTTGGTGGCACGCTGACGACCGCGTTCTTCATCGCCCGGTTCGTAATGCGAGAACAGGTCCTGCCCGATCATGCTGGAACGCTGGGTGTAGCCGAACATCGCCATGGCCGCCGGGTTTGCGTCCAGCACGCGGCCCCAGCGGTGCAGCACCAGCGGGGAGGGGGAACGACGGAAGAGTTCGCGGTAGCGGGTTTCGGTGGCGAGCATGGCCTGCTCGGTCTGCACCTCATCGGTCACATCGCGGCCCACACCCCAATAGCCGCGGAAGTTGCCCTTCGCATCAAAGCGGGGTTCGCCGCTCACTGACACATAACGCAGCGTGCCGTCCTCGGCAGTGCGGCGCATCACCAGTGCCCGGAAGGGGCGATGCGATTCCAGGTCCGCCCGGTGGGCATCCATGTCCTCGTCGGACAGGCCCAGGGTGTCGATCTCCCACGGCGTGCGGGCCAGGCGTTTACCCAGCGACAGGCCGGAACTGCCCGGCTGATGTTCGGCCAGATGGGTGAAGCGGAACTGGCGGTCCATCTCCCAATACCAATCGGCCGCCATGTTGAGCAAATGGCGGAAGCGGGCATGGCGCTCATTGACCTCCAGCAGCGCTCGGCGGATGAGCTTGGAGGTGCCCAATCCCACCACCAGGCCGGTCAGCAGCAGGATGCCCTGCGTCAGCAGCCGCGTTTCCAGGCTGGCGATGGGCGGAGTCGCCAGCAGCCACCCACTGAGCTCGGCGGTGGCGAGACCGCCCAGAATGGAGACGGCGAGGCCGAAGATGGTGAACCCCGCGCCCAGGCCCACCGTGGCCGTGGCCAAGGCCACCATCAGGCCCATGACCCCCAACGACGGCGCCGCCAGCCCTTGATGGCGCGACACCGCCACCGACAAGGCCAGTGTCAGCGCCAGCGACAGCATGGTCAGCATGGCGCCCTGGACGCGCAGCGTGGGCAGCCGCCACAGCAGCAACAGCCCGGTGAAGGTGGTGAAGAAGGCGACCGAAGGCGGCAGCACGCCGGACCAGGGTTCGATCGACTGAATGCTGAAGGCCAGCAGCAGCCCGGCCATGGCCGACAGCAGCACCCCCGCGGCAATGAACAGCCGCGCGGCGCGCCATTGCAGCCCTGGGGGCAGGCGATCGCTTTGCGACAACTCCTGCCCGACCAGGCTGCTCAGATCATCCTGAGAATCCTTGCTCACACTCGAAGCCCAACGTTGTAGGTCCGGACTTGTGACGCCCGGTAACGAAGTCTCGGCGAGCGGCGGTGAAACTGGATCGGGGCAGCACCCCGAAAACCACGCTCAGATGTGCGTGGCGAGGATTTCTGCCAATTAGTTGGCGCCCGGTTTCGCGCCGGAGACGGGGCGGAGCGCCTCCCGCGTGGCCTGGGCCGCACGGCGGGCAGCGGCGGCGAAGTCTTCGCCGGAGGAGGCATACAACACGGCGCGTGATGAATTCACGATCACCGTG
This genomic window contains:
- a CDS encoding IS1182 family transposase yields the protein MKRFIEGEDRHQVTLLPECLDVFIDELDLEALGFDGASPAATGRPSYHPSVLLKLYLYGYLNRIQSSRRLERECQRNVELMWLTGRLAPDFKTIADFRRDNGKGIRNVCRRFVMLCRELKLFTEAAVAVDGSKFKAVNNRERNYTPGKIERRERELEESIQRYLDALETADRTQPMEMQAETARLQGKIQKMRQRMQELQAVKAQLQALPDQQLSQTDPDARAMTTYSAKGTAMVGYNVQTAVDTKSHLIVAHEVTNTGSDRAQLCAIAVAAREAMGKRRLTAIADRGYYSSQVLKDCEDAGVAAVVPKPMTSNARAEGRFDKTDFLYIAREDQYQCPAGQRAIHRFSREEDGLPIRIYWSSACPSCPMKAQCTTSEYRRIRRWEHEEVAERVQQRLDRMPEAMTVRKRTIEHVFGTLKHWMGWTHFLMRGIENVGTEMSLSVLAYNFKRVLGILGFAKARRAMRLLGA
- a CDS encoding methionine synthase, yielding MKKLLPTSTVGSLPKPTWLAEPEKLWSPWKLQGDELADGQRDALRLSLQEQQSAGIDILSDGEQSRQHFVTTFIEHLDGVDFEKRETVRIRDRYEASVPTVVGAVSRSKPVFVEDAQFLRQQTRQPIKWALPGPMTMVDTLYDAHYKSREKLAWEFAKILNQEARELEAAGVDIIQFDEPAFNVFFDEVNDWGIATLERAIEGLQCETAVHICYGYGIKANTDWKKTLGSEWRQYERIFPMLQASRIGMVSLECQNSRVPMELIELLRGKQVMVGAIDVASETVETPEEVAATLRKALQFVDADKLCPCTNCGMAPLSRTLARAKLEALSAGAAIVRNELSK
- a CDS encoding DUF1852 domain-containing protein, with product MSTTNPPLAFAIKRICFDEHYRPSATSRITTNFANLARGQRRQENLRHALQMINNRFNALAYWDNPQGDRYAVDLEIISVEMKIGANNEGDSVPAIEILKTHIIDKRTGKRTEGIVGNNFSSYVRDYDFSVLLLQHNKNQATFSIPDDFGDLHGKLFQHFVRSDAYKQSFTKPPVICLSVSDSKTYHRAGNQHPVLGLEYLANESSLTERYFEKMGLQVRFFMPPNSVAPLAFYFVGDLLNDYTNLELISTISTMETFQKIYRPEIYNANSVAGACYRPNLRNPDHSVTQIVYDREERSRLAVEQGKFAEEHFIKPYRAVLEQLAVDQVH
- a CDS encoding LysR family transcriptional regulator translates to MIERSHLAVIQAVERHGTLTAAADVLCVTQSALSHAMKKLEDNLGTQIWLREGRTLRLSQAGEYLLAVANRILPQLELAEARVRQFAAGERGTLRIGMECHPCYQWLLKIVSPYLAGWPDVDVDVKQKFQFGGIGALFGYEIDLLVTPDPLFKPGLHFEPVFDYEQVLVVNSQHALADAAYAQPQHLTTETLITYPVDIERLDIYTEFLMPAGISPRRHKCIETTDIMLQMVASGRGVAALPRWLVEEYAERLDVVPVQLGKKGVAKQIHLGARDSELHIDYLKAFIELARNGIAAENNASTPPSKASTPPKSRDERAVNRRKAAPRG
- a CDS encoding Rossmann fold nucleotide-binding protein; the encoded protein is MLPSHRKPQVCVLGSAEPGSPAYDLAGQAGEALAKLGITLVSGCGSPATRVAAERAIQANGLVLSIVPPDQMPPPDWPATVVVPCGMGDARNLLMALAGDACIVIGGRAGTKSEVHLAWLHKRPLLPLVGHGGWSDELPANPPDERENSRILPWSSVADLKAALQTLGLVPGAD
- a CDS encoding PAS domain S-box protein, producing MSKDSQDDLSSLVGQELSQSDRLPPGLQWRAARLFIAAGVLLSAMAGLLLAFSIQSIEPWSGVLPPSVAFFTTFTGLLLLWRLPTLRVQGAMLTMLSLALTLALSVAVSRHQGLAAPSLGVMGLMVALATATVGLGAGFTIFGLAVSILGGLATAELSGWLLATPPIASLETRLLTQGILLLTGLVVGLGTSKLIRRALLEVNERHARFRHLLNMAADWYWEMDRQFRFTHLAEHQPGSSGLSLGKRLARTPWEIDTLGLSDEDMDAHRADLESHRPFRALVMRRTAEDGTLRYVSVSGEPRFDAKGNFRGYWGVGRDVTDEVQTEQAMLATETRYRELFRRSPSPLVLHRWGRVLDANPAAMAMFGYTQRSSMIGQDLFSHYEPGDEERGRQRATKIETMPVGAMLPMMEFRLRTLSRRRRLVQATSVRVDAATGPATLSFFIDQTEASRAQEALRRSEALLSHLFATSPDVVTLTESATGRYVMVNKTFERLTGYTSDEVLGRSTEEVGIWQDPLDRARLVEMLELHGRVSDMPASFVTRSGQVVPMLMSAAPFVMDGVSYFVVSSRDVSESERTRLVHAAILENASIGIALTREHCFVQANRLVEDMFGWPADTLVGQPDSVVWPSAEDGEAFVRELAPRLAAGEQVEVERLMRRRDGSRFLCRILARAVDPSHPSRGGTIWIMEDVTERRRVEAALAQAKDEAQAASRAKSAFLANISHEIRTPLNGLVGLARLLQQSDLNQDTRSHYLDQMLDSAESLSGLMSDILDISKIEAGRLTLETVPFALRDMLSTMRMGYLTLAQARGLAFSVSVDEAVPAWVFGDPVRTRQILGNYLTNALKFTDQGSVRVRVRSLDEQRIRIEVSDTGPGIDASMQERLFQPFTQADESTTRRYGGTGLGLSICRELAVLMGGSVGVESHVGQGATFWAELPLPAAPAPAPVGLQNREASQERALKGRRILMVEDNPVNMMIAVALLEQWGAEVSQASDGRQAVEAAHAAASMGKPFDAVLMDVQMPVMSGHEATRQLRDRFTAKQLPIIALTAAALTQERDEALAAGMNEFLTKPIDAQRLRQVLVKLTAH